A region from the Brevibacterium paucivorans genome encodes:
- a CDS encoding NAD-glutamate dehydrogenase, with protein MTEVYPAEIAQEWHSLTGHTPPANLLETYYPRIASSDFETYGAKTLAAVAVRHWEVAAQYTGEQAVIDIHNPESSDPDYSGSRTVIDIVVRDMRYLLSSLTSDLTGEGYALRAVHHPQVITSRSGEDIRIIAPQGAAHTTQTTTSVLPIISADVTKEDEALESWTHIEIDAIPESEFGALREKISQTLEFVEAADRDRDDMAAKAKEIAAELRNQPPGIDLRSEAAQAADLLDWLDGRFAFMGYREYHLENNGETTSLEPVPGTARGISALREPKASPLSRAVASHASDRHVLVLTKANSRSKLIRRGFLDYLGIKMFDENGRIIGERRFVGLYTSSMYTASVLTIPVVREKCEWILRESGISRNTHSGDELVSILETYPRDDMFHADKEEILDIAMSVVNLQEKREASVFMRRDTYERYVSILVYVPRDLYDTASRTRVENVLRELYRASSVDFDVLLSDSALARLHFVVRVNPKDLLPDIPPAQVSNRIRGALRSWNEDVHEFLSPSSERLSHAVAQRGGLWGQAFPPSYQDDFTPHDAVADVQRFESMESDETPYVHVTRAKGSSGRRIRLALYRFEPANLSDILPYMANLGAEVVDERPYHLELADGTSRYIYDFGLEFPQDVPESDFERFEDAFKAGWQGKREHGRMDKLIVAGLSWQDVALLRGFSHYLRQSGFSLSEKNMGDVYSSHPEISRLLVELFNVKFDPDFTGDRESAVESKTEEIFEALAQVSSLDADRILRATAEVIAATVRTNVFQRDENGQPRRANVFKIKPELLEFSPKPRPALEMFVYSPEVEGVHLRFGRVARGGLRWSDRRDDFRTEVLGLVKAQMVKNALIVPTGAKGGFYPKRLPDPALDREAWGAAGQAAYEVFINALLDVTDNLVVEDGQQKTVYPERTVRYDEDDTYLVVAADKGTARFSDVANKIAVDRGFWLQDAFASGGSTGYDHKAMAITSRGAWKSVERHFRELGVNTATDDFTAVGIGDMSGDVFGNGMLRSEHIRLVAAFDHRDIFIDPYPDAATSYQERKRLFELPRSSWQDYNRDLISAGGGVFSRSAKSIEVSPEAAEALGMRAGSYTAPELIRAILCAPVDLVYNGGIGTYIKSQDETHAQVGDKANDSVRVNGADLRARVVGEGGNLGVTQLGRIEAALNGQKINTDAVDNSAGVDSSDHEVNIKLLLSTLIEHGHFPADERVNVLESMTGEVADLVLSNNYTQNAAMGEARSNSLRLNGTLSRMMKYLESHQHLDRAVEFLPTSKELNKRVSERGVGLTSPELAVLLAYVKMNAADAILESDVPDEPFMKKHVLQYFPQTLTEKYGDQLTAHPLFREIATARLVNRMVDRGGLTYIFRLVEETGASIPHIARVFTTVSEVFDLEEHFQEIFALDNKVDTDTQVALQNNYIRLLDRASRWFVNQAPDFFVVEDEIERYRPTITELRPQLPTLVRGGDRDKLEGRVGDFVRRGVPTDLSYRAAGMLDEYALLTVAQLAATSETDADEVAEIYFGVTELIHGVKILENIGALDRSSRWTALARGALRDDYYQAAAAIVDAVLSSTQSDKVTAQDRSDDRLAQWQVHNETSLRKVRETADEVLSLEHVDQAPLSVLLRMIRSLVRSTVYQSQLD; from the coding sequence GTGACCGAGGTCTACCCGGCCGAGATCGCCCAGGAATGGCACTCATTGACAGGGCACACCCCGCCCGCCAATCTGCTTGAAACCTACTACCCGCGCATTGCTTCTTCGGACTTCGAAACCTACGGGGCTAAAACCCTCGCTGCCGTAGCTGTCCGTCACTGGGAAGTAGCCGCACAGTACACCGGTGAACAAGCGGTCATCGACATTCACAACCCAGAGTCCTCTGACCCTGACTACTCCGGTAGCCGCACCGTTATTGACATCGTCGTCCGTGACATGCGCTACCTGTTGTCGTCACTGACCTCGGACCTTACAGGAGAGGGGTACGCCCTGCGGGCAGTTCACCACCCGCAGGTCATCACGTCACGGTCGGGTGAAGACATCCGCATCATCGCGCCCCAAGGGGCGGCACACACCACCCAGACAACGACCTCGGTCCTTCCCATCATCAGCGCCGACGTCACTAAAGAAGACGAAGCACTGGAGTCCTGGACCCACATCGAAATTGATGCGATCCCGGAATCCGAGTTCGGTGCGTTGCGCGAAAAGATTTCGCAGACACTCGAGTTCGTTGAGGCAGCAGACCGCGATCGCGATGACATGGCAGCCAAAGCCAAAGAGATTGCAGCAGAGTTGCGCAACCAGCCTCCGGGTATCGACCTGCGTTCGGAAGCTGCTCAAGCCGCCGACCTTCTGGACTGGTTGGACGGGCGCTTCGCGTTCATGGGCTATCGCGAGTACCACTTGGAAAACAACGGCGAAACCACCTCTCTTGAGCCGGTTCCCGGAACCGCCCGGGGTATTAGCGCTCTGCGTGAGCCAAAAGCGTCGCCACTGTCGCGCGCGGTCGCGTCACACGCCTCGGACCGTCACGTCCTGGTGCTCACAAAGGCGAACTCACGCTCCAAACTGATTCGTCGCGGATTCCTGGACTACCTGGGAATCAAAATGTTCGACGAAAACGGTCGCATCATCGGTGAACGCCGTTTCGTGGGTCTGTACACGTCGTCAATGTACACGGCATCAGTCCTGACCATCCCAGTCGTGCGCGAAAAGTGTGAATGGATCCTGCGCGAATCCGGCATTTCACGCAACACCCATTCCGGTGACGAGCTGGTGTCGATTCTTGAAACGTATCCGCGTGACGACATGTTCCACGCTGACAAAGAAGAGATCCTCGACATTGCCATGTCGGTGGTCAACCTGCAGGAAAAGCGCGAAGCTTCTGTGTTTATGCGTCGGGACACCTACGAGCGTTACGTGTCCATCCTGGTCTATGTTCCACGAGACTTGTACGACACGGCGTCTCGGACTCGCGTTGAAAACGTGCTTCGCGAACTGTACCGGGCTAGCAGTGTCGACTTTGACGTGTTGCTCTCTGATTCGGCCCTTGCGCGCTTGCACTTCGTTGTGCGTGTCAACCCCAAGGACTTGCTGCCGGACATTCCGCCAGCTCAGGTATCGAATCGGATCCGTGGCGCCTTGCGTTCGTGGAATGAAGATGTACACGAATTCTTGTCGCCATCGTCAGAGCGTTTGAGCCACGCCGTAGCGCAACGTGGAGGGCTGTGGGGTCAGGCTTTCCCACCGTCCTACCAGGACGATTTCACTCCGCACGACGCGGTTGCCGACGTTCAGCGTTTCGAATCCATGGAGAGCGACGAAACGCCGTATGTACACGTCACGCGTGCGAAAGGCTCGTCCGGCCGTCGCATTCGACTGGCGCTTTACCGCTTTGAGCCAGCCAACTTGAGTGACATCTTGCCGTACATGGCTAACTTGGGTGCCGAGGTCGTTGATGAGCGTCCGTACCACCTGGAACTTGCCGACGGGACCAGCAGGTACATTTACGACTTTGGTCTGGAATTCCCACAGGACGTTCCCGAATCTGACTTCGAGCGCTTTGAAGACGCGTTCAAGGCAGGCTGGCAGGGTAAGCGCGAGCACGGTCGTATGGACAAGCTCATTGTGGCTGGTCTGTCGTGGCAAGACGTCGCGTTGTTGCGTGGTTTCTCGCACTACCTGCGTCAGAGTGGCTTCTCCTTGTCCGAAAAGAACATGGGTGACGTCTACTCCAGCCACCCGGAGATCTCGCGTCTGTTGGTTGAGCTGTTTAACGTCAAGTTCGACCCGGACTTCACTGGAGATCGTGAGAGTGCGGTCGAATCGAAGACAGAAGAAATTTTTGAGGCGTTGGCGCAGGTGTCTTCCCTGGACGCTGACAGGATTTTGCGTGCCACCGCCGAGGTGATCGCAGCTACCGTACGCACCAATGTGTTCCAGCGTGATGAGAACGGGCAACCACGACGAGCAAACGTCTTCAAGATCAAGCCGGAGCTTCTCGAGTTCAGTCCCAAGCCTCGTCCGGCTTTGGAAATGTTCGTGTACTCGCCGGAAGTCGAAGGTGTTCACTTGCGGTTTGGTCGTGTGGCTCGTGGTGGTCTGCGCTGGTCGGACAGGCGCGATGACTTCCGCACCGAAGTCCTGGGCTTGGTTAAGGCTCAGATGGTTAAGAACGCGCTCATTGTGCCTACGGGAGCTAAGGGTGGTTTCTACCCTAAGCGTCTGCCGGACCCAGCCCTGGATCGCGAAGCGTGGGGTGCAGCTGGACAGGCTGCGTATGAAGTGTTCATCAACGCGTTGCTGGACGTTACAGACAACTTGGTAGTCGAAGACGGCCAGCAAAAGACCGTGTACCCTGAGCGCACGGTTCGCTACGACGAAGACGACACGTACCTGGTTGTCGCAGCCGACAAGGGGACAGCGCGGTTCTCGGACGTTGCGAACAAGATCGCTGTTGACCGTGGCTTCTGGCTACAGGACGCTTTCGCTTCTGGTGGTTCCACGGGTTACGACCACAAGGCGATGGCGATTACGTCCCGAGGTGCGTGGAAGTCGGTTGAACGTCACTTCCGTGAACTGGGTGTCAACACTGCTACCGACGACTTCACGGCCGTTGGTATCGGTGACATGAGCGGTGACGTGTTCGGTAACGGTATGTTGCGCTCCGAACACATCCGTTTGGTAGCTGCGTTCGACCACCGTGACATCTTCATCGACCCGTATCCTGACGCGGCCACGTCGTATCAGGAACGCAAGCGCTTGTTTGAGCTGCCACGCTCCAGCTGGCAGGACTACAACCGTGACCTGATTTCGGCCGGCGGTGGGGTTTTCTCGCGGTCAGCAAAGTCGATCGAAGTGTCGCCCGAAGCAGCTGAAGCTTTGGGAATGCGGGCAGGTTCTTACACGGCGCCTGAACTGATTCGTGCAATTCTGTGCGCACCAGTTGACCTCGTGTACAACGGCGGAATCGGTACGTACATCAAGTCCCAGGACGAAACTCACGCACAAGTGGGTGACAAAGCGAACGACTCGGTTCGTGTCAACGGAGCAGACCTTCGTGCCCGGGTAGTGGGCGAAGGTGGAAACCTCGGTGTGACTCAGCTGGGTCGTATTGAAGCTGCGTTGAACGGTCAGAAGATCAACACGGACGCTGTGGACAACTCGGCCGGTGTGGACTCATCTGACCATGAAGTCAACATTAAGCTTCTGTTGTCCACGCTGATTGAGCACGGGCACTTCCCTGCAGACGAACGCGTGAATGTCTTGGAGTCGATGACTGGCGAAGTCGCCGATCTGGTTCTGTCAAACAACTACACACAGAACGCGGCCATGGGCGAGGCGCGGAGCAACAGCCTGCGTCTGAACGGAACCCTCAGCCGCATGATGAAGTACCTGGAAAGCCATCAACACCTGGATAGGGCGGTTGAATTCTTGCCAACCAGCAAGGAACTCAACAAGCGCGTGTCAGAACGCGGAGTGGGTCTTACCTCGCCTGAACTGGCTGTTTTGCTTGCGTACGTGAAGATGAACGCGGCCGATGCGATTCTCGAATCGGACGTTCCAGACGAACCGTTCATGAAGAAGCATGTCCTGCAGTACTTCCCTCAGACACTGACAGAGAAGTACGGCGACCAGCTCACAGCGCACCCGTTGTTCCGTGAAATTGCAACTGCGCGCCTGGTTAACCGCATGGTTGACCGAGGTGGTCTGACCTATATCTTCCGCCTTGTGGAAGAGACAGGGGCCTCGATTCCGCACATCGCTCGCGTGTTTACTACGGTGAGTGAAGTGTTCGACCTCGAGGAACACTTCCAAGAAATTTTCGCTCTGGACAACAAGGTCGACACCGATACGCAGGTTGCCCTGCAGAACAACTACATTCGTCTGCTTGACCGTGCTTCGCGGTGGTTCGTCAACCAGGCACCAGACTTCTTCGTGGTCGAAGACGAGATCGAGCGTTACCGACCAACGATTACAGAACTGCGTCCGCAACTGCCGACCTTGGTACGTGGAGGCGACCGCGACAAGCTCGAGGGCCGAGTCGGCGACTTTGTGCGTCGCGGAGTCCCCACCGACTTGTCGTACCGTGCTGCGGGAATGCTCGACGAGTACGCGTTGCTTACTGTTGCACAGCTTGCGGCTACGTCGGAGACGGATGCTGATGAAGTGGCCGAAATCTACTTCGGTGTGACTGAGCTGATCCACGGGGTCAAGATCTTGGAAAACATCGGTGCTCTGGATCGCTCGTCGCGTTGGACCGCATTGGCTCGCGGAGCGCTTCGCGATGACTACTACCAGGCGGCCGCTGCGATCGTGGATGCGGTTCTGAGCTCTACACAGTCGGATAAGGTCACCGCTCAGGATCGTTCCGACGATCGACTTGCTCAATGGCAGGTACACAACGAAACGTCCTTGCGGAAGGTTCGCGAAACAGCTGATGAGGTCCTGTCGCTTGAACATGTTGACCAAGCGCCTCTGTCGGTGCTGTTGCGGATGATCCGTTCGCTGGTACGTTCGACCGTGTACCAATCCCAATTGGACTAG
- a CDS encoding DUF6912 family protein, which translates to MSVRAYFPLTVSEFHSWPNITPSIGFTPHPRTHGLKGDALDEVEWLAMAYAAAALEEEAARTGEGRVVLAADIPAPTNTTEAGGDVLAFEPAQFDPTKVVSAHIDDPDELGRLTDGAQNNLAVLREASLVWYDASEFGELIELTSK; encoded by the coding sequence ATGAGCGTTCGAGCGTACTTCCCACTGACAGTGTCCGAATTCCACTCTTGGCCCAACATCACACCCTCGATCGGATTTACCCCACACCCGCGCACCCACGGACTCAAAGGCGACGCGCTCGACGAAGTCGAATGGCTCGCCATGGCCTATGCGGCAGCGGCCTTGGAAGAAGAAGCAGCACGCACCGGCGAAGGGCGCGTGGTCCTAGCCGCCGACATCCCCGCACCCACGAACACAACCGAGGCCGGGGGAGACGTGTTGGCGTTTGAACCGGCACAGTTCGATCCGACCAAAGTCGTGAGCGCCCACATCGACGACCCGGATGAGCTGGGTCGGCTCACCGACGGCGCTCAAAACAACTTGGCTGTTCTGCGCGAAGCGTCGCTGGTGTGGTACGACGCTTCAGAGTTTGGCGAGCTTATCGAGCTGACGTCGAAGTAG
- a CDS encoding Rv3235 family protein: MTAQLEAPVIRKPHARTSHTRPTPATPRKPRTETSGVDNVVTALAVACVEIMQGRRSASTLVRWATPELIDRLRTFAQVRTKLARTRPAPATRISPGAVRVCHLRANVVEASVNIMSPDRRRAVALRLESTSGRWILHELVIV; encoded by the coding sequence ATGACCGCACAACTCGAAGCGCCCGTTATTCGCAAACCGCACGCGCGCACATCTCACACCAGGCCCACACCTGCAACACCACGCAAGCCACGCACAGAAACAAGCGGTGTCGACAATGTCGTGACCGCGCTTGCCGTCGCCTGCGTTGAAATCATGCAAGGGCGACGCTCTGCTTCAACGCTCGTCAGATGGGCCACTCCAGAACTTATCGACCGCTTACGCACGTTCGCGCAGGTGCGCACCAAACTTGCCCGCACACGCCCTGCCCCAGCAACCCGCATCTCGCCGGGAGCCGTGAGGGTGTGTCACTTGCGCGCAAACGTGGTTGAAGCAAGCGTCAACATCATGAGCCCAGATCGGCGACGCGCGGTCGCGTTACGCCTGGAGAGCACCTCCGGACGGTGGATCCTCCACGAGCTCGTCATTGTGTGA
- a CDS encoding AAA family ATPase — translation MTINVIVAVDVEFEAQLVSVLNDLDGVSVQARPADETELLAAVVAGTGDVVILGEYFTGADRELVRRVRGNSGKVLGFGEAESAVTAWDVDEHVSPWASPNELAAALRRVSASVKAPPKPDFAPVPSNKANGKIIAVWGTGSAPGRSTVAANLAHALSQQDSTVLVDADTVNSVQAALLGVLSDTPQLVTLCRHVEGLTANTIEESVTVIEPRFHVVTGLSRAMRWPEVKPAHLAEVLQALRSHYTWIVVDVADRIDPDDDFADPFYDRHSATRVVLNSADHTAVVGTGDPMGLKRLVELLDTDRIRNLPDFTTVINRVRASAVGQAPEKTISATLAKFTHVNDPVFIPESLKDVDRAVLAGRTVTELTPRAPFSLAITELSERFAPRRAEPSRARRRKRKMTV, via the coding sequence ATGACCATCAACGTCATTGTGGCGGTAGACGTGGAGTTTGAAGCGCAACTCGTCTCCGTGCTCAACGATTTGGACGGGGTCTCAGTTCAGGCGAGACCCGCGGATGAAACTGAGCTTCTTGCTGCCGTTGTTGCGGGAACGGGCGACGTGGTAATTCTGGGCGAATACTTCACAGGCGCCGACCGTGAGCTCGTCCGCAGAGTGCGCGGAAACTCCGGAAAAGTCCTGGGGTTTGGCGAGGCCGAATCGGCTGTCACAGCGTGGGATGTGGACGAACACGTGTCGCCATGGGCATCGCCCAATGAACTTGCTGCGGCGCTCCGTCGTGTATCGGCATCCGTGAAAGCCCCACCCAAACCGGATTTCGCCCCAGTGCCTTCCAACAAAGCGAACGGGAAAATCATTGCCGTGTGGGGGACTGGTTCAGCGCCGGGACGCTCAACCGTCGCAGCGAATCTGGCTCATGCGCTCTCACAGCAGGATTCCACGGTTCTTGTCGACGCCGACACCGTGAACTCTGTTCAAGCCGCGCTTTTAGGGGTCTTGTCGGACACTCCTCAACTGGTTACCCTGTGTCGACATGTCGAGGGTCTTACCGCGAACACCATTGAAGAGTCCGTCACAGTGATCGAGCCGCGCTTCCATGTTGTGACAGGTCTGTCGCGGGCAATGCGGTGGCCGGAAGTGAAACCGGCGCATCTGGCCGAGGTGTTACAAGCCTTGCGCTCCCACTACACCTGGATCGTGGTGGATGTTGCCGACCGGATCGACCCCGACGACGATTTTGCCGACCCGTTTTATGACCGGCACAGCGCAACTCGAGTCGTGTTGAACAGCGCAGACCACACGGCTGTTGTGGGGACAGGGGATCCCATGGGGCTCAAGCGTCTCGTTGAGCTTCTCGATACCGACCGCATCCGCAACCTGCCCGATTTCACCACCGTGATCAACCGGGTGCGGGCAAGCGCAGTTGGGCAGGCACCAGAGAAGACGATTTCGGCCACACTTGCCAAGTTTACGCATGTCAACGACCCAGTTTTCATTCCCGAATCCCTCAAAGACGTCGACCGAGCGGTACTTGCCGGACGCACGGTCACGGAACTGACACCTCGGGCGCCCTTTTCCCTAGCCATCACAGAACTTAGCGAGCGGTTTGCGCCACGCCGAGCGGAACCTTCGCGCGCACGGCGCCGAAAGCGGAAGATGACAGTATGA
- a CDS encoding SAF domain-containing protein — translation MRDPRVLVGIILVIVSLLGTWAVVTRVADTITVWAASKPLASGSTIDQDSLTAVEVRLPDTEEKYVRADQSSPVGMTVTGAVAAGELVPASVLVDPAHLDGRVIALDIPGSLPQAVQTGAFVDVWATDVKNDEAQPIEVLSRAHVHAVGRDEGGFTSTADTRIEIFVPNGKLEHVLEVIATDHRVSIVAYPKESS, via the coding sequence ATGCGTGATCCGCGTGTGCTTGTGGGAATCATCCTCGTTATCGTTTCTCTCTTAGGCACATGGGCAGTTGTCACTCGCGTAGCTGACACCATCACCGTGTGGGCGGCGTCTAAGCCACTCGCGTCCGGTAGTACCATTGACCAGGACTCACTCACCGCAGTGGAAGTGCGACTCCCGGATACAGAAGAGAAGTACGTGCGCGCAGATCAGTCATCACCAGTGGGTATGACCGTCACAGGGGCAGTCGCAGCGGGGGAACTGGTGCCCGCCTCGGTCTTGGTTGATCCGGCTCACTTGGATGGCCGTGTGATTGCCCTGGATATCCCAGGTAGCCTTCCCCAAGCAGTTCAAACCGGGGCGTTCGTCGACGTGTGGGCCACTGATGTCAAGAACGACGAAGCCCAACCCATAGAAGTGCTGTCACGTGCCCATGTGCATGCGGTAGGGCGAGACGAAGGTGGCTTCACATCGACGGCTGACACACGTATCGAAATCTTTGTTCCCAACGGCAAACTGGAACACGTACTCGAAGTCATCGCGACGGATCACCGGGTGTCAATTGTGGCGTACCCCAAGGAGTCCTCATGA
- a CDS encoding helix-turn-helix domain-containing protein: MAVESRFLPLTDVAEILSVSIAQARALVRSGELRAIKVGGRGQWRVEKGELEDYIQRMYRQTQEEVESLS; the protein is encoded by the coding sequence ATGGCTGTAGAATCTCGTTTTCTACCCTTGACCGATGTCGCGGAAATCTTGAGCGTTTCGATCGCACAAGCTCGCGCCTTAGTCCGCTCAGGCGAACTTCGCGCGATCAAAGTAGGTGGGCGCGGACAGTGGCGCGTCGAAAAAGGAGAGCTGGAAGATTACATTCAACGCATGTATCGCCAGACTCAGGAAGAAGTCGAATCGCTCTCATAG
- a CDS encoding LysM peptidoglycan-binding domain-containing protein: MLHRIIGVSAAHAALCFMAAVWHQHALDAIQSGDVSMMLIAACVCLAIVAGIRLQLAVFTVVIASCVRRFAPSLGHTLSQLAIWLAPSHFKKGIAVAVGLVIASATHATAAPMWPTSAPSSPVAEAPQQATPSPIWPTSTLPSPHVETPGPALPSPTWPTTNSERPRESVAPAQSPSQQSEPIPKEKPTPNQNTEHKKEPAPKEKRTYTVRKGDSLSKIAQKMKVDPDALYKANRSTVGKNPNLIFPGQELIVP, encoded by the coding sequence ATGCTTCATCGAATAATCGGAGTCTCAGCGGCTCACGCAGCTCTCTGTTTCATGGCAGCCGTCTGGCACCAGCACGCTCTAGACGCGATTCAGTCAGGTGACGTGAGCATGATGCTCATCGCTGCCTGCGTGTGCTTAGCAATCGTTGCGGGTATCCGGCTTCAGCTTGCCGTCTTCACCGTGGTCATCGCTTCATGCGTTCGCCGGTTCGCGCCAAGTTTGGGCCACACCCTTTCGCAACTTGCGATCTGGCTGGCACCTTCGCACTTTAAGAAAGGCATCGCTGTTGCTGTAGGACTCGTCATCGCAAGTGCAACACATGCCACCGCGGCACCTATGTGGCCCACAAGCGCCCCATCTTCACCTGTCGCTGAGGCACCACAACAAGCGACTCCGTCACCGATCTGGCCCACCAGCACCTTGCCGTCACCGCATGTGGAAACACCCGGACCTGCACTGCCCTCACCTACGTGGCCCACGACCAACTCTGAACGACCTCGGGAAAGTGTGGCACCTGCACAGTCACCGTCGCAGCAGAGCGAACCCATACCCAAGGAGAAACCAACACCTAATCAGAACACTGAGCATAAGAAGGAACCAGCGCCCAAGGAGAAGCGCACCTACACCGTTCGTAAAGGCGACTCACTGTCGAAAATTGCACAAAAGATGAAAGTCGACCCCGACGCGCTATACAAAGCGAACCGCTCAACAGTAGGCAAGAACCCCAACTTGATCTTCCCCGGACAGGAACTGATCGTGCCATGA
- a CDS encoding DUF2505 domain-containing protein: MKSFRMQQNYDRSPEKLLEILASEEFWKEKDFEFTREGDANSGWHIRVSSPVNKDQVPSQFSQFVTPGLRIKHEAQVPVAQDSGGTVTYKAHAPGAPATVEADIAVEGKDGSSTVTVDATLSIKVPFVGSMLEGKAEPTARKLLRRQLDKLAKL, from the coding sequence ATGAAGTCCTTTCGCATGCAACAAAACTACGACCGCTCGCCTGAAAAACTCCTCGAAATACTCGCCTCTGAGGAGTTCTGGAAAGAGAAGGATTTCGAGTTCACTCGCGAAGGTGACGCGAACTCGGGTTGGCATATACGTGTGTCGAGTCCCGTGAACAAGGACCAGGTTCCTTCTCAGTTTTCGCAGTTCGTTACGCCCGGACTGCGTATTAAACATGAAGCTCAAGTCCCGGTTGCACAAGACAGTGGCGGAACCGTCACGTACAAGGCACATGCACCCGGCGCCCCTGCCACGGTAGAAGCCGATATCGCCGTTGAAGGCAAGGACGGTTCGTCGACCGTCACGGTCGATGCCACGCTGTCAATCAAAGTCCCGTTCGTGGGCTCCATGCTCGAAGGAAAAGCTGAACCCACCGCCCGCAAACTACTTCGACGTCAGCTCGATAAGCTCGCCAAACTCTGA